In Toxoplasma gondii ME49 chromosome V, whole genome shotgun sequence, the DNA window CTAGTCTCGTCGTCGTGAGACTGCATCGTGACACGACAAACGACAACGAAGAGAACTCTTTagggagagacaaacgcgcgtttgtctttttcttcggaCTCTCATCTCCTTCCGCTTCCAGTGTCTCGTCGTTTCCCGCGActcgcgtctgtcttctccccgtGTGTCTCCCCGGATTTCTGCCAAGAAGTCGCCAAAATGCCAGCACCTGGAGGCTCCGTCCTCCTGGGTTTCAGacgcgctgtctccggccgtcgcttcgcttcttcgctgtctcctccgagcaccctcctcttcccttcttcctcttcttcctcttcttgttcttcttcctctcgtgtctctgcctctggtgtctcttctactcgtttctgttcgtcttgcttctctgcgtctgttgGTTTCACTGGGAGGCATGAGGTGTGGAGGCGGCGCAGTCTGTTGACGACGTCGagttctgcttctgtcttctgtgaCGCTCCCCACTCACTTGCTTTCCcctccgtttcgtctctgccaGTGGGCGACGGTGGATccgacttctctctcagactcgcttgcgccttctcctcgaccCCTGGCAGGCCTGCGTCTCCCGGGGAGGCTGCACACCCGGGGGACAAggccgagaaagagaagcctGTCGAtttgcctctcctcttcgacGGCGGGGAAGAGCGCCTGAGTCCGCAGCAAGTtgcagagaaggagcaaCTGATAAAGGAGCTCACGCAGCGTTTGAGCGGCCCTCTCGCAGACTCCAATGGAAATGTGCCGACTGGTGAGTAGGGCCTTCTTGTCAACGGGCGTGATGCGAGTTGACACTGTCCCTCATCACGACGAGTCAGCCGGAATACACACAAGGATTTGGGGAACCGTCACCGCAGTGCGAGATGCTTCCTGTACGATGGCGCCGATGACGCAACatcggagaagaagaggaagcgctACGCGTCTTCACACGGAGAGCAAGTGTCGAGGACGCGttcctgctcctcctctcgtAACTGACGGGGGGATTTGTATAGTCCTTCCCCctgtcgtcgctctcctctccactctcccgtctctctcttcgtttgctcttctctctacttcctgtcctctcttccccttctctcgcagctcttttccctctcttttctttcctctcttttctctcctctttcttctcgcttctctcctctttcttctgtgtcccctcgccctcttcttgtctctctcgacgctCGCTGCGTTTGTGCCtcgcggtgtctgtacacctcaaCTTCGCTCTCCACATTTCTGCTCCCGTCTTCCTGCGTTTCCCCGTAGGCGCCGCGCGACCGATCGCGATTGAGGTCGACGGGCCTACTCACTTTTACGCGAACAGTACGCGGTACACAGCGTACACCAAGTTGAAGCACAGACTCCTCACTCGTATGGGGTACAAAGTTCTCCATGTCCCTTACTTCGAGTGGAGAAGACTCAGGTATTTCCCCGATCCCCCAAATCACACggctgcgttttcttcgtcgacaTCACACATACTTACATTTTCTtatgtatattcatatacGGGTTCAGAGATTCATGTGTGTATTCATGTcttcatatacatattcatatgctatatatatatatatatatatatatatatataaattcatatcttcatatatatatatatatatattcttttcttcatatatatatatatatatatattcatatattcCTACGTATATTTAGATGTGTATATTCTTATATTCATGCAtctattcatatatataaaaccatttatatatatacatatatgcgtGTACGCATATGGTTcaatttatatatatatatatatatatatatatgtatacacatatttatTCTTATGGGTGTTTCGTGTGAACATCGCTACTGATGTTTGTTGGAAAAAGCGCGTTCACCCGTTTCCGTAGATTGGGATTAACAGACTGAGTGTGTGgtttgtctttgttttcgttGCTACTTGCTTATTGCGCTGTTCACGCTGCTGTCGTACACCTGCGGTGGAGGTTTCTATGTttcgagaagcgaaggcgacagactTTTCTGAGAGTCTTTGGCCGAGAGGAAGTGGACTTGCATCTCATTGCGGCGCTAacaaggagaggagggaaggaagatTCCTCGGGACACacagaacagaggaagacgcgtttctctgtgtctttgtcGTTTGCTCTAGAGGCcagaaagaacgcgaagagtACATGCGGCGAAAGCTGATGGAAGAGCCGACAGAATGGCTGGACCCCGAAGATGAAAAGTTTTACAACGAAAGAATGAAGGTAAGTTTCATGGTTGGGACTTTCTTTTGCATGCGTGTGGTTTTCATGTTTGTATCGGAGACAAACAGCTGTCCCTTGGATCGGgactcttctccgtcgtgaCTCAGTTGCCATTCTCAggttcctcgtttcttctttcaccTCGCAATGCGACCATCGACACGAGCAGCGGTGGCCGTAGTGGCTTCacgctgttctctctgggCTGCACTATTCGATCTGCCTTAAATCTTTCTCAGCTTTGtctcgttcgcttctgttctcccgcctctcccttcagtccttcgtttttccccgttttctttctcctcacaCCCTTCCTCCTGTCGCACCGCTGCtcctttcgttctctcgcgccGGCCGCCCTCTCTCACCGGCGCTTCGTCTCTGGTCGGCTCGGGTTGCTCGACTGTGTCTCCGTGGATGGATTCGCTCAGTtctccgttctgtctcggAGCGTCGGCGGGGGCCAGTAGAGACACCTGGGGGGCTGGTCGGCGAGAACGCGTCCTTCGCCGCTCCCTCAACTTCCTGcactttgtttttcgtttcgcgTTTTATCCTGTGTCCTCTTTCACCTGCAAGACCCGTGACCATTCGAAGCACCGTTCTGGCTCGCGTCCACCTTTCTGAAACCTTCAGTTTTCTTCATGCACatcgcctctcccttctctcttttttccccgcctctctatcgtctttcctcgtttttccatCTTTTTCCCCGTCTGGCTCAGGTTCTGAAGCAACAgtacgaagaagaagcgagacgcgcTGCAGGTCTTGGGCCAGAAACCGCGGCTGGCGCGGCAGAGTCggtctctgccgtctcctcggcttctccacAAATGCCTGAGACTCGCATGTCTCCGTTTGAATCGTCTCCGTTGAAtgcgaaggcagagagagaaagagacacgagaggcCCCCCGCGGTCaggcgaggggagagagcgaacgcGCGAAGATCCAGAAAGACGCCTTcagttttctcctcctgttcctcctcgtccACCTCCACCTCCTCAAGGGCGGCCGCCTTACCAGTTTTTCAGCTCCTCTGGACCTGATGGAGTTTCGGCTCCTTTCCatcctccttctcgccccccgccgctttcttctccagggaGAGGCTCTCCAGGATGGCCTGTCCCTCCCTACGGGGCTCCGCATCCTCCCTATGCACAGGGTCCGCCAGCCTATCCTCAACCGTCGAATCTACATCCTCCTCAGCATCCCCATCGTGCTGCCTACCCTGTTGCTTccgctccttcctctcctctctctcctcctactctttctccttctcctcctctctctccttctcctcctctttctccttctcctcctctttctcctcctctttctccttctcctcctcagtctccttctcctcctgtttctccccctcctctttctccttcctcttcctctccctcttcttcggcggaCGCGGGGAGTATGGAAGAGACAATTGCTCAGATTAAGCAAAAGCAAGACGAACTCGCAAAGATGCTGGCGAAGTTGAAGAGTCTCGAGGAGGCTGTGGGCAAGAACGAAAGCGACGCAgtgggagagggagaggcgccggGACAGAGTGAAGGCCGATGAAAGAGGGACCTCGAACGCTAGCGGAGATATAGAGAACAGTGCAGACGACAGAAGACAGTGAATACAGAAGAagggtggagagacaagaagataGAGGAGACGGTAGGAGGAAAACGATCGAAAAAGATGAACGCCGTGGACTGGATAGGGGGGGAAGGCATGGGCATGAGGGCAATGAATATaaaaagtgcatgcacagcggcgaaggaaaagagaatgAAGCCGCAACCAAGACCGAGCCGTGGTAGCCTGAGAGCACACGAGgacctcttctgtctctatggtctcttctgtctctgtctccggttTCCTAGCTGCACCTGTGTAGGACGTATTAGAAGATTTAAAGTTTTTCTTTCAGTCGGGGCAAAAAATGCGTGGATAGGTAAAGCAATTTCTCCTGAGATTGATCCGGTTGTTCGGAGGATGAATGCGGAGTAGACACAGCTTTTCAAACCTGGTTTCATTTCCCGCGGCTGGAAGCGGCCCGAGGAGGGAATGCCAAGAACGTGACGCGTGCAtgaatgcatgcgtgcaATCGTGCGCCTCGCCTGTTAAGGCAAAACAGGCGAATTATGCATGCTTCTACTCGATTTGCATGCAACTACAAATTCGGTGGCTGGGTGTACTTTGGAAGGCGTGGATTATATCAACACGAGCCTCTCGGGACTTGCAGAGTTCGCCTGTTGTCTCCAGATTAGGTGGCGTCAATAGCGCAAATGgagttttcgtttttcctgctcGCCTCCGTATCTTTTCACCTTATTGGTCGTCGcgcgttcgtttcctttttccgcTTAACTCCGACGACCTCGTCCCTCCAAGCACCGCTGCAGAGTGCGGCAGGACAGCGtatgaagaggaaaaagttGCTCAAGAAAGAGTGAAGAGTGCATTGATACTTTGCCTGCGATCGGGCTTGctcttttgtcttttcaTTTGTTTTTAAAACTCACGCGGTCAGCCTCCCGCGGCTCCTCAGCTCATCGACGTTCCCCTGTCTGCTCGAACCCAAAACGCGCTTCATTGAAATCGACGTTCCCCACcttggagacagaacgaagtTGTCCGCCACCCGGCTCTTGATCGCGTCGCCTCCAGTTGCTACAGAGACGAGATTCGCAGCAACACTAGTCGCGCCATATGCGGAAGCACAGAAATCGTCTTTTGCATGATGTAAAGGGGACAAAGAACTTtcaacgaaggagacaggaaaagtctttttttcgatgCAAAAGGCGAAAACGTTTCTCAGGACGTAGAAAGGAAACAGGCTTTACCGTGGTGTACAAGGGCGATTGCCGAGTTTGACGGTAGAATACCACGAGAATCCTTTTTACAGTCTGAAAAGCTTGTCGCTGCCCTATTGTGgtgagagtggagagagagtggagacacctGGAGAGACGTATTTTCCAGCCAGAACAGAGAGTCTGCATGAGCGACTCGGCACCCCAAGGCAGTATACGTAAAAGGAGATCGCGTTGAGACTCGGGATGACGACAGTGAGGAAGGAAGTCTCAGAGCCGCTTCGACTTTCAGAAAGTGCGAACTGTTCTGgacaaggaaaaaagaaagacgaaggaaaccAGGATCCGTCGAGCGCCTGTTTCGGTCGTGTATATGGCGGTTAACTGCGTCTGATGTGATTCTCTGAAAAGTAAAAACTCCCAACTGGTCGAAAGGTCTTCAGGTGTCGTGGGCATGCACAGTGGCGATCTCGACACCGTTGGAGGCTTCTTTGGGACGGCCTCCCGTTTTTTGCGCAGTTCAAGAGAATTTGTGAAAACGCCGGAAGCGCTGCGGtgcaagaaaaggaagctgCGACCTCCCGTGGAAGGCCAGACGAAGGCCTACATGTCAAGCCAACCTATTTGTGAAGGCAAGGTAGACTGGCAAAATAAGAAAGAACCGTTTGGCGAGGCGTaaagctggagagaagcgaagcgcagagaaactcgaagGGACAGAGTCGCCAACAAgaggggaagcgaggagaagaacccAAGGAAAGGCGGAAGGGTGTGTCGCAGCAAACAAAACAGTTTGAGAGTGTGCTgtcggagaggaaggactcgtggagaagagaacaagggaaGTGACTGACGCAGCAGTTTCATACGTtggaggaaaagagactcGGAAACCAGTGTGGAAAGGGAGACTCCGCAACGGAAGGGGAAACCGGTCTAGTCTCTAgggaagcaaagacaacacaagaaagcgaagacagagagagatagagacacagagacacagagacaagacgacagagaaaacgaaaaagacacagagacacagagacaagacgacagagaaaacgaaaaaaaaatcGGAGACAAAAGACAGCGTCTCATTTGTCCAGAGACACTTTTCACAAACCTTTCTCGTGAGTCGcatgttgcatgcagaaaccTGGAGACACTCCATCGCTCTGCATCTTACAGAagtcttgttttctttttgggctttgccttcttcgcaactttcttcttcttcccgtaGTACAAGTCATTGTCAGGTTCTTCCTCCGGCAAATTCAGGAGTTTCTCCAACTTGTAAATAACTGAATACCTTGCAACTTCCTCTCCAAAGGCACTCTTCACCCCTCCCTCTatcatttcttcttcttcttcttcactcaaCTCCTCGTCTATCCTTTccatctcttcctctgcagttttctttcgtttcttcgcgttcttggACGTTTCGGCTCGCCGCAGGCGCGTTCCTGAAACCTTCGCTTGctcgtctttgtcttcgaCCGCGTACGCAATCTCCGCACCGagctctcgtcttctcgccgacTCCAGgagctcttcctcgcgtcttctcgcctcgtcttcttccatcGCTTCCGCGAGCATGCGCTTTACCTTGGCCAGCAGACTGGGAGGTTTCTCTGGAGCGGCGACAGCGAATTTGACTCTCGTGAGTCTCTCCAGAACGCGGgcgacttcttccttcttcgctcgcatGGCTGCCTGCTGGGCGGCGGTCCACCACGCGAGAGGcgcaggagacgccgaggaagTCAGACGCTCGtgcagaagagcgacggaCTCTCTCCAGCCGCCTGAAAAAATGACAAACAGGGAGAGCTTGAAGAAAGCTGAAAACGCGCGCCCACGCCTGAGATGtcgcggcagagagagagagacagaagatcGGAGGAGGGCCCtcgagacaaaggagacgagactgGGAAGACGGCGTTCAGGCGAGATTCACCGAGAAACCAACGGGGGCGGAAACAGGAgtgaacagagacgaaaaactgAGGGAGACAATCTCatgaaggagacacgagggACAAAATAACAGGTTTTCGTTTGTGTTGGAATCTCCGGGATTTACGAGAAgcactgaagaagacgcgcttccacgaacacacagagacacgatCGTAGGCAGTTCCATTGGAAGGTGGAAAGCACGAGCCATCCTTCCAatctccgttttccttcttcgctaGTCAGAAAAGGTGAGAGACGCCGATTCCTGCAAACGCTCTTCTGTGTACTGATGGCCTTTTCCTATCGTTCACGTTGTCGAGCCAGAACTCTGTTCGCGTCACTTCCTCAGTCTCcacctctcctcttcgtcctgctcttccccgttttctctctgctccgtcACTCTCCTTTTAACTCCTCACCCCGTTCGCCGAGAGCCTTcatcgctgcttcttcgaggTCTTCTCGGCTCACGATCTGCCCTCGCTCCAGAcgttcttcgtcctttccGCGGACTGCTTGCTTCCACTTTTGCACGAACGCGAAAATTGCCTGCgtgtctcgctttctttcgctctctgtcgatcTGGGACCggcgtctccaccttctccgACGACAGGTCCGCCTAGGAGCTTCAGCGCCTCCAGAGCACGCGAAGGAGATAGCAAGGCCTGCGGCGGATACGGCGCCTtcgcagaaacggagacagagaggaagcacagGCTTCATTTACCTCTTTTGCGCGGCCGGCCTCCCCTCACGGGGACGGAGCTCGGGCACAGCAgtgaaagcgagaggaacagagggGAGGACGGGGACGACAGAAGTGGAAGCAGGAAGGAAGGGATCGTCAGAGCTCTCTCTCGCAAGGTCTGTTACGAACACTCAAgactgtctctgtcctctgtcGGTCGTCTCTCACCTCGACGAAGAACGGAAGAACTTCAAGCAGACGCTCTGCCTCGCCCTCACGCGATTCGcgaagagcagcgagaaaggcCTCCTGGAGGAGAcccagaggaagagaagaaggagaagaaaacggagtggaaggcgaagacggagaagaagacaaagccgacaggaacgaggaggaagatggAAGGAGATAGCCTGAAGCCGGAGTTGGGGAGTCTGCTTGGACAGATTCTTGGAGAGCTCGGAAGACGCGCAAAGCCTCCGAGGGACGGGGCGCGTGACGGATGAAACTTCTGAAGACAACGGCCTCATCTCCGGgctgcagaaaaggaagaaattgacaagagagaaacgcagtggAAGCCTGCCAAGGATCCGGATatcgcgaagaaaacaaacgctGGGCAAGACACCTCCCCTCATCACTGTTTGCTTGGGCGTGAGTCTccgaggggagacagaggaggagacgcacaTATGGAGGCGCGCAGTCAGAAAGCGAACATCAAAGgtggaaaaaagaagcagaggcacaGCTGAGGCGCGCTGCGCTCGTTCTCGCATGCGAGGAAAATgacaggcgagagcgagacagagcaAAGAGCTGAGAGGGACAGAAAGCATAGGCCGCGGGCCAGCCTAGTCAAGTCGAAAACTCCCGAAAGCGATTTGCATGTGCGGCGTCATCCTCAACAGACATGGAAGTATTTAAAATGCAGAACGTTCTTTACAACGCGGAAGAAAAGCCGAAATGCCTGACAACCAGAAGAGAATTCTGACAAGAAGGtaaaggaaaaagaaacaacagTTCGACAAAGAAAATCTCACTCCAAATGCCAAGCCAGGCTGGCTAGAGCGCAGGCGCCACAGACTGTGAACGACCGAGTAGGCCTCCTCGAAGGTCGTAGCTTTCCGCTGCAAAAAACGAACCGGAACGTGAGCAAAAGTCATATCCAAGGGATTCTCTCAGCGGAATCAGAAAGACGCAACGACTCACTTAAACCCACAGATGGACGTCTTaaatatttacatatatatatatatatatatatgcatatatgcatgtgcagagGAGGAATCGCATGTGCAGTAACGTTTAAGTTTGTTCGCAGATACATTTGCAGTTGTTGTGTATCCGTGCATTTATTGGTGCAGGTGAGAAGATTTCGACATGTTAACTCACATCAGCTAACCCGCTCAAGACGAAAGCGCAACGACTGTCATAATTCGAGGAACGCCCCAGAGATACATCCACACAGATCTTGACAAGGCCCTTGCCAAATATGCGTCCCCACataagtatatatacatatatttgaCATATAGAAATAGGGATACTAACATGGCTCGACACATGAGTATCTACGTACATGCTTCTAAACAGAGGTACAAACCTAGAGGTGTacagatacacatatatggAAAACTATATATCTAGATGTGATTGAAcgtacacacatataaacAGGCagcatacatgtatatctatctatctaaatatatatatatatatatatattcatatgtatttgtgtacgTATGgatatgtttatgtatatatgtttatgtatatatatttatgtatgtaaGCATGTACGTgcatctatgcatatatgaGTAAACTTACGAGTTGCTGGATCAGTTCTCGCTTGATAGCGAGGCCAGGAGAGAGCGATACGTTTTGCGCTTTCCACTGCATGGCTGTTGCTTCTGAAATTTCTCCATCTCCACTTCGCGTCCCAGCAGAACTTGACTGTTCTGTCTGCACCAAGgcggaacgagaaaggaCATACCCCGACTGGAGATCAACATCTAGTGAACACTCGAGCAGCGAAGACATGCATAGGCTTTAAAGAGCAACGGATTCACAGAAAAGAGCATCCGGTGTGCCTACACGGTTCGAACGGCATCACACGTGGATGcctatatctatatctatctatatctatctatctatatatctatctatctatatatatatatatatatgacgGTTTACAAATATAAGCATgcagtatatatatgtgcaggAATACATAAACGTGGAGACAACTACATGGAGTTGGGGTACACTTCTTCATGATGCGGAAACAAGGATGAGAAGGTGGATTCGACAAAGGCACAGAAACGCCGCATTATCGTGAAAATGAGACACCTGGAAAACGACATAGGAAGGCGCCGACGCGCCTGCCGTGGTAGTAACTAACATGAAGTGACCGTAAGTGATACGCACACCAGAGAAGCGTAAAAAAAATATCCTCTTCATGTCCTCGTTGTTTAAGGTTTGGAACCGGGTCCGGAAGGCGCGCCGAGATCCGACTCTAGAGAAAGACACCTACTAACATTACATGGTAGCTCCGCCGCACACGGTGTCTGTCTACGAAgatgcgtctctctcgttaTTTGTATTTCAGTGCCGGCCTCTTTCGACatctctttgtctcgctAGGAGTCGCTATCCAAGAAGTTCTGTCAACCATATCTCGACTCCTCGCCTGCGTATCTGTGGAAGGCTGTGTTCCTTCAAACCCACTGACTTCCGTCACTCTCTGTAGACACGCTACGTATGAAGGGGAAGGTTCGCTTTGAAACGCAGCAGCTTCGGAGGTCCTTGCAAGCGATTCCTCTCGTCATTTCTTCGCTGTCATCGCCGCTTACGTTTTCCAAGTCCATCGAGCCGATGGTCTTCCTTTCCTGtcggtttctctcgtttcgtcCGCGTTCGTGTGCCATGTTGAAGAGGCCCGCGGGGagcctggagagaagaatgcgATCTCCTGTCGGCACTTTTTCGGCGCTGGCTCCGGTTCCACTTCTTGCGTTCCCGAGCAAACGGTCGACAGTTGCGTCGACCTCTCCACTTCCGTTGTTGCGCCTTCCTCCGTCCTCACTCGCCGCTGCACGATCCGCCGCTGGGGTCTCCTCAACACCccacagtgtctcctcgagggTCGGGGCGAGTTTGGGCCACTCGCGTCGCAGCGCAGCAAGGCCGCGTTGCATGAGGGCTGTGAGGCTTTGAatggttttttctcgctggaTTTCTTTTTGGGTTTGTTCCCCTACTGGAACTCCGAGTTCCTTCAGAAcctgctccttctcgcgcCGCTTCTTTGCGTCTTCCCTCACGATTTCCAGTCGCTCGTTCGCCAGTCCTTCGAGGCTGTGAATCAGAACTTGGCCGACtgagacagggagaggaagaagctgttGGGCTTCGCTCGAGGCTTCAAAATCTCCTCCACTCTGGTCTTCGTttccgctctctcgctctttgtcCTCCAAAGGCGGGTCGCCTCCCTTCACACTCGCTCGTTCGACCGTGAGTCGCCTGCGATGGGCTCCACTTGTTTCCGCTCCCCCGCGTCCTGCGGGAGTGCCTTGTGCAAGTCCTCCACTCACGGACTTCCTaatcttctttctcaggGGGAGGAGCTCGTCGAGAAAAATGTGGATGGCGTCTGAAAACGATCCCGAGAAATTTGCGCATTTCATGGCTTCTCCGAATATCCACGGTTTGAACTGGCAGGCATCTGGAGGCGGAGCACAAGCCGCGGGAGACCCACAAGCAGACTTTCGCCTGGCCTCAGACagctctgaagaagacacaaagtCGCTGTAGGCCTGGGCCGCTCTGCGCGCAGCCTCGGCAATCCTCGACAGAAGTTCCGATGGCGAGGACGAACATGAAGTCTCTTCAGACCTCTTCTCACGTGAGACACCAGGTGCCAGCTCGCGCCTGGGTTtactgtctcctctgtctccttcgttgcCTCCATCAGAGACACGTTTCAAGAAGGCTGCCTCCACAGCAGCGGCTGCGCTGGAGAGAGCACGATTTACAAGCAGAAACGTTCGGACGTCTGGACACGGTCCCTGTGTTTTGAGAGTCGTGAAAATACCCCAGACCCGGTCGACAGACTCACAGAGCTCCTCTGCTTCACTTCTCGcggttcgtttctcttccaccctttcgttctctgctgTGCGCTCGGCTTCCCCATCCTCTCCTGGTATGTAGATGCGAAAGAGATCACAGAGATCCTGACTCTCCTCAGATTTAACAGGAGAAGCGCGGCCCTCAGACAACGCCCTGAATCGTGCGACGTATGCCTTTAAGACCTCGTTCCACTGCTGGATGCGCGGAGGGAGACGATACATGACttgcaggcgaagaaacCTGAAAACGCAGCGGAAGAAGGATGAGTATGGGAGCGCCTGAAAATGCGTTGCTGTCACCAAAACACAAGgcatgcagagaacgaaCGTCTACACAAATTCATCGGCTGCTGAACCTTCTGCATTTCCCCAGTGCCAGTGGCGCCTGCTCGCCACTCTAAAAAACGTTTGACGTTTTCCTGACTCGGCAAAAAGCGCGGGGCAGAGACGCACACCACATGTCGTGTCACCGGCGCTGGTGAAACTATAAGAAAACCATGCGACTTCGAAAGAGACCAGTTCGAAA includes these proteins:
- a CDS encoding RAP domain-containing protein (encoded by transcript TGME49_285840) — translated: MPAPGGSVLLGFRRAVSGRRFASSLSPPSTLLFPSSSSSSSCSSSSRVSASGVSSTRFCSSCFSASVGFTGRHEVWRRRSLLTTSSSASVFCDAPHSLAFPSVSSLPVGDGGSDFSLRLACAFSSTPGRPASPGEAAHPGDKAEKEKPVDLPLLFDGGEERLSPQQVAEKEQLIKELTQRLSGPLADSNGNVPTGAARPIAIEVDGPTHFYANSTRYTAYTKLKHRLLTRMGYKVLHVPYFEWRRLRGQKEREEYMRRKLMEEPTEWLDPEDEKFYNERMKVLKQQYEEEARRAAGLGPETAAGAAESVSAVSSASPQMPETRMSPFESSPLNAKAERERDTRGPPRSGEGRERTREDPERRLQFSPPVPPRPPPPPQGRPPYQFFSSSGPDGVSAPFHPPSRPPPLSSPGRGSPGWPVPPYGAPHPPYAQGPPAYPQPSNLHPPQHPHRAAYPVASAPSSPLSPPTLSPSPPLSPSPPLSPSPPLSPPLSPSPPQSPSPPVSPPPLSPSSSSPSSSADAGSMEETIAQIKQKQDELAKMLAKLKSLEEAVGKNESDAVGEGEAPGQSEGR